The following are from one region of the Phormidium sp. PBR-2020 genome:
- a CDS encoding sugar transferase, which produces MTANSQLISAKGLWAIAKREITPRLADLRPQGFTLADANGALGKRLFDILFSALVLIIFSPVYFLLGCLILLSSPGPIFYVQERIGKDRKPFGCIKFRTMVSNADQVLEELLETSPQIREEFQETFKLKSDPRITWIGRFLRFTSLDEFPQFWNVLRGDMSVVGPRPLIREELPKYGRYMDKVLTIRPGITGLWQVSGRNDIPYEKRVKIDVYYVNCRNAWMDFWIAIKTIGVIIFPKNNGAY; this is translated from the coding sequence ATGACTGCCAATAGCCAACTGATCTCTGCAAAAGGACTGTGGGCGATCGCCAAACGGGAAATTACCCCCCGTCTGGCAGACCTGCGCCCCCAAGGATTTACGCTAGCAGATGCCAATGGAGCGTTGGGAAAACGCCTCTTTGACATTCTGTTTTCTGCCTTGGTTTTGATTATCTTTTCTCCGGTCTATTTCCTCTTGGGATGCCTCATTCTCTTGAGTTCTCCTGGACCGATTTTTTATGTCCAAGAACGAATTGGCAAAGACCGAAAACCCTTTGGTTGCATTAAGTTTAGAACCATGGTCTCCAATGCTGACCAAGTTCTCGAAGAACTCTTAGAAACATCCCCCCAGATTCGAGAGGAGTTTCAAGAGACCTTTAAACTCAAAAGCGATCCTAGAATTACCTGGATTGGTCGCTTTTTGCGGTTCACCAGCCTAGATGAGTTTCCCCAGTTTTGGAATGTGCTGCGGGGCGATATGAGTGTGGTGGGTCCCCGTCCCCTGATTCGGGAAGAGCTGCCTAAATACGGACGTTATATGGACAAAGTCCTGACCATTCGTCCAGGAATTACTGGATTATGGCAAGTGTCCGGACGCAATGATATTCCCTATGAAAAGCGCGTCAAGATTGATGTGTATTACGTCAACTGCCGCAATGCTTGGATGGATTTTTGGATCGCCATTAAAACCATTGGCGTGATTATTTTTCCCAAGAATAACGGTGCCTACTAG
- a CDS encoding glycosyltransferase codes for MSDVAEIADLKIALVHEWLTPEATGGSELVVQEILNHVEADLFALVDFESSNPESYLYGRSIGTSFIQQLPRSRAGVQKYLPLLPLAIEQLELGQYDVILSSSHAVAKGVLTHPQQLHICYCHTPMRYIWDLTFDYLRESRLGRGLPGLVTRLLLHQLRQWDVLSANRVDYFIANSQHTARRIWRCYRRRAEVIYPPVAVERFPFEPRKEEFYLTVSRLVSYKKIDLIVRAFNQLGYPLVVIGSGPQASRLQAIAQSNIKFLGSQPNGVVEQYMSQAKAFVYAACEDFGIAPVEAQACGTPVIAYGAGGALETVRDIRQWGETGTGVLFKPQTETALMEAVKTFEELRSRFQPEAARSHSVRFAPTIFEQRYLSYLERCCRDFQRGIPNETHVLSAHPFEVD; via the coding sequence ATGTCCGATGTTGCTGAGATTGCCGATCTCAAGATTGCCCTCGTGCATGAATGGCTCACCCCAGAAGCCACGGGAGGCTCTGAATTGGTGGTGCAGGAGATCCTGAACCATGTTGAGGCGGACTTGTTCGCCCTCGTGGATTTTGAGTCCTCCAATCCCGAGAGTTATCTCTACGGCCGTTCCATTGGCACGAGCTTTATTCAGCAGTTACCGCGATCGCGGGCCGGGGTGCAAAAGTATTTACCCCTGCTGCCCCTGGCCATCGAGCAGTTGGAATTGGGGCAGTATGATGTAATTCTTTCCTCCTCCCACGCCGTCGCCAAGGGAGTGCTAACCCATCCGCAGCAGCTGCATATCTGCTACTGTCACACGCCCATGCGTTACATTTGGGATTTAACCTTCGACTACCTGCGGGAGTCGCGGTTAGGGCGGGGACTTCCGGGACTGGTGACCCGTCTTTTGTTGCATCAACTGCGTCAATGGGATGTGCTGAGTGCCAATCGGGTCGATTATTTTATCGCCAACTCCCAGCATACCGCTCGTCGCATTTGGCGCTGTTACCGTCGCCGGGCCGAGGTGATTTATCCACCTGTGGCGGTAGAACGCTTCCCCTTTGAACCCCGCAAAGAGGAGTTCTATCTGACGGTGTCACGGTTAGTCAGTTACAAAAAAATTGATTTAATCGTGCGGGCCTTTAATCAACTGGGGTATCCCTTGGTGGTGATTGGTAGCGGCCCGCAAGCCAGTCGTTTGCAGGCGATCGCCCAAAGCAACATCAAATTTCTCGGATCACAGCCCAATGGGGTTGTGGAACAGTATATGTCCCAAGCGAAGGCATTTGTCTATGCAGCCTGTGAAGATTTTGGCATTGCGCCCGTGGAAGCCCAAGCTTGTGGAACCCCCGTAATCGCCTACGGGGCCGGCGGGGCCTTAGAAACCGTGCGGGATATCCGTCAGTGGGGCGAAACCGGGACAGGAGTCTTGTTTAAGCCGCAAACCGAAACAGCTCTGATGGAGGCGGTTAAAACCTTTGAGGAACTGCGATCGCGCTTTCAACCGGAGGCGGCCCGATCACATTCGGTTCGATTTGCCCCTACAATCTTTGAACAGCGTTACCTATCCTATTTAGAACGCTGTTGTCGAGACTTTCAAAGGGGTATCCCCAATGAAACCCATGTCCTCTCGGCTCATCCGTTTGAGGTGGACTAA
- a CDS encoding DegT/DnrJ/EryC1/StrS family aminotransferase, whose product MNSIPLLDLAQQYQQLKHELDPAVLRLMASGRYIGGESVMTFEREFAEYLGTNHCVSCNSGTDALFLALRALDIGPGDSVVTTPFTFIATVEMISAVGATPVFVDIDPETFNLDLEQLATLLRASGPAKPKAILPVHLFGRPLDMTTLMALAQDYGIPVIEDCAQATGAAWDGQPVGSFGAMGCFSFFPTKNLGAFGDGGAIATDDAKLAQRLRSLKEHGATRRYYHEEIGINSRLDAMQAAILRVKLGHLDSWNQQRRQVADYYHQLLAPLPDLHLPSDIPGHVWNQYSLRLGASHDRDRLRSRLQELGVGTMVYYPTPLHSQPVYRPLGYSEGDFPVTEAVCGQVLSLPMFPELKREQQERVLYHLKQFLVEP is encoded by the coding sequence GTGAACTCAATTCCCTTACTGGACTTAGCACAGCAATATCAGCAGCTAAAGCATGAGTTAGACCCGGCAGTTCTGCGGCTGATGGCCTCGGGACGCTATATCGGCGGCGAGAGCGTGATGACCTTTGAGCGCGAGTTTGCCGAGTACCTAGGGACAAACCATTGTGTCAGTTGTAATTCCGGTACCGATGCCCTGTTTTTAGCCCTACGGGCCCTGGATATCGGCCCTGGCGATTCGGTGGTGACGACCCCCTTTACCTTCATCGCTACGGTGGAGATGATCAGTGCCGTTGGGGCAACGCCGGTATTTGTGGATATTGACCCGGAAACCTTTAATCTCGATCTTGAGCAACTGGCGACGCTGTTACGGGCTTCGGGGCCGGCGAAACCTAAGGCAATTCTGCCGGTTCATTTGTTCGGTCGTCCCCTGGATATGACGACGCTGATGGCCTTGGCCCAAGACTATGGGATTCCGGTCATTGAAGATTGCGCCCAAGCCACTGGGGCCGCCTGGGATGGACAACCGGTAGGCAGTTTTGGGGCTATGGGCTGTTTTAGCTTTTTCCCCACCAAGAACTTGGGGGCCTTTGGCGATGGGGGGGCGATCGCCACGGATGATGCCAAACTGGCTCAACGGCTGCGATCGCTCAAAGAACATGGGGCAACTCGCCGCTATTACCATGAGGAGATTGGCATCAACAGCCGCTTAGATGCTATGCAGGCAGCAATTTTAAGGGTCAAGCTGGGCCATTTAGACTCCTGGAATCAGCAACGTCGCCAGGTAGCTGATTACTATCATCAGTTGCTCGCTCCCCTGCCGGATCTTCATCTCCCGTCGGATATCCCAGGTCATGTCTGGAATCAGTACAGTTTGCGGCTGGGGGCGAGCCACGATCGCGATCGCCTGCGATCGCGCCTCCAAGAGTTGGGGGTCGGCACCATGGTCTACTATCCAACTCCCCTCCATTCGCAACCGGTCTATCGCCCTTTAGGCTACAGCGAGGGCGATTTTCCGGTGACGGAGGCCGTCTGCGGTCAAGTTCTCTCTCTGCCCATGTTCCCGGAACTCAAACGCGAGCAACAAGAACGAGTCTTGTATCATTTGAAACAGTTTCTCGTTGAGCCTTGA